Proteins encoded in a region of the Zea mays cultivar B73 chromosome 2, Zm-B73-REFERENCE-NAM-5.0, whole genome shotgun sequence genome:
- the LOC100191736 gene encoding RHOMBOID-like protein 10, chloroplastic isoform X1, whose protein sequence is MASWLLLPFSSFPWPPPPPPGSSSGRGGDGGGDGGDWRPTVVAAFAGVQVGRALRRRFAGLLRSPEVRHLDALPKMGSFWFEGSESLATFHILGAIGIVFSAPYVCSSALFSGNGSGGRYISNGKLLSRRPRGIDSKKRLWTNVLLALNVLAYVAQVASQGKLLMWGAKINSLIDRGQFWRLATSSLLHANLTHLAVGAYAVYMWRHRRFFGNSRESLEHIGRVVVLNMGMGLLSRGIDNWGHLGGLLGGVAMAWFLGPAWQYQYVAKDGRAVFKDRAPVLRLIKG, encoded by the exons ATGGCTTCGTGGCTGTTGCTCCCCTTCTCCTCCTTCCCGTGGCCTCCCCCGCCCCCACCAGGCTCCTCCTCCGGCCGCGGCGGCGATGGCGGCGGAGACGGCGGCGATTGGAGGCCGACCGTCGTCGCAGCCTTCGCAGGCGTGCAAGTCGGCCGCGCTCTCCGCCGCCGCTTCGCCGGCCTCCTCCGCTCACCG GAGGTGCGACATCTTGATGCCTTGCCGAAAATGGGTAGCTTTTGGTTTGAAGGATCAGAATCGCTTGCGACATTCCACATTCTTGGCGCGATAGGGATTGTGTTCTCTGCACCTTATGTTTGCAGCTCTGCTCTGTTCAGTGGGAACGGGTCAGGGGGTAGATACAtcagcaacgggaagttgttgtcCAGACGGCCTCGTGGAATCGATTCCAAGAAGAGGCTCTGGACTAATGTCCTTCTTGCTCTTAATGTCCT GGCTTATGTCGCTCAGGTAGCATCACAAggaaagcttctcatgtggggagccAAG ATCAACAGTCTGATTGATAGAGGGCAATTTTGGCGTTTGGCAACATCATCTCTACTTCATGCAAATCTCACCCACCTTGCA GTTGGAGCCTATGCAGTTTATATGTGGAGGCATAGAAGATTTTTTGGGAATTCTAGAGAGAGTTTAGAACATATTGGGCGTGTGGTTGTCCTGAATATG GGTATGGGCCTCCTTTCAAGGGGAATTGATAACTGGGGCCAT CTGGGAGGCTTGCTTGGGGGAGTTGCCATGGCATGGTTCCTAGGTCCGGCATGGCAATATCAGTACGTGGCAAAGGATGGTAGAGCGGTTTTCAAAGACAGGGCTCCAGTCCTCCGACTAATAAAGGGGTAG
- the LOC100191736 gene encoding RHOMBOID-like protein 10, chloroplastic: protein MASWLLLPFSSFPWPPPPPPGSSSGRGGDGGGDGGDWRPTVVAAFAGVQVGRALRRRFAGLLRSPEVRHLDALPKMGSFWFEGSESLATFHILGAIGIVFSAPYVCSSALFSGNGSGGRYISNGKLLSRRPRGIDSKKRLWTNVLLALNVLAYVAQVASQGKLLMWGAKINSLIDRGQFWRLATSSLLHANLTHLAFNCFSLNSIGPMVEMLSGPRRYLAVYFSSALAGSLMSYRFSASPAVGASGAIFGLVGAYAVYMWRHRRFFGNSRESLEHIGRVVVLNMGMGLLSRGIDNWGHLGGLLGGVAMAWFLGPAWQYQYVAKDGRAVFKDRAPVLRLIKG from the exons ATGGCTTCGTGGCTGTTGCTCCCCTTCTCCTCCTTCCCGTGGCCTCCCCCGCCCCCACCAGGCTCCTCCTCCGGCCGCGGCGGCGATGGCGGCGGAGACGGCGGCGATTGGAGGCCGACCGTCGTCGCAGCCTTCGCAGGCGTGCAAGTCGGCCGCGCTCTCCGCCGCCGCTTCGCCGGCCTCCTCCGCTCACCG GAGGTGCGACATCTTGATGCCTTGCCGAAAATGGGTAGCTTTTGGTTTGAAGGATCAGAATCGCTTGCGACATTCCACATTCTTGGCGCGATAGGGATTGTGTTCTCTGCACCTTATGTTTGCAGCTCTGCTCTGTTCAGTGGGAACGGGTCAGGGGGTAGATACAtcagcaacgggaagttgttgtcCAGACGGCCTCGTGGAATCGATTCCAAGAAGAGGCTCTGGACTAATGTCCTTCTTGCTCTTAATGTCCT GGCTTATGTCGCTCAGGTAGCATCACAAggaaagcttctcatgtggggagccAAG ATCAACAGTCTGATTGATAGAGGGCAATTTTGGCGTTTGGCAACATCATCTCTACTTCATGCAAATCTCACCCACCTTGCA TTCAATTGTTTCTCTTTGAACTCTATTGGGCCCATGGTTGAAATGTTAAGTGGTCCTAGAAGATATCTAGCTGTTTATTTCAGTTCGGCGCTGGCAG GTTCACTGATGAGCTACCGTTTTAGTGCGTCACCTGCTGTTGGTGCGTCAGGTGCCATTTTTGGATTG GTTGGAGCCTATGCAGTTTATATGTGGAGGCATAGAAGATTTTTTGGGAATTCTAGAGAGAGTTTAGAACATATTGGGCGTGTGGTTGTCCTGAATATG GGTATGGGCCTCCTTTCAAGGGGAATTGATAACTGGGGCCAT CTGGGAGGCTTGCTTGGGGGAGTTGCCATGGCATGGTTCCTAGGTCCGGCATGGCAATATCAGTACGTGGCAAAGGATGGTAGAGCGGTTTTCAAAGACAGGGCTCCAGTCCTCCGACTAATAAAGGGGTAG